One genomic segment of bacterium includes these proteins:
- a CDS encoding DUF3891 family protein: protein MIVRPMSGKTRLITQHDHARVAGTLARRWVLDELIESPAMEFREEFYFAVDNHDVGWCKPDAKVQLDLRTGCPLSFFGVMVEEMVGIWTEGIRFCALRSSLAGYLVSAHFSSLAESGLQGAPPDDLQRLQKFLEHEKNRQKELSPQLAERAARWKDSAALLLRTCDTLSLLICRAPEIMPSVGQIHPLMKSGLSVRAVEEDILEVRPWPFGGDRLDVKYPGMDIAGVSFGGDKAIEEAITGSDPAIYVCCLRPLAL from the coding sequence ATGATCGTTCGTCCCATGTCCGGGAAAACCCGCCTGATCACGCAGCATGATCATGCCCGCGTGGCCGGAACACTCGCCCGCCGCTGGGTCCTGGATGAACTTATCGAATCTCCAGCGATGGAGTTTCGCGAGGAGTTTTATTTCGCCGTCGACAATCATGATGTGGGCTGGTGCAAGCCGGACGCGAAAGTGCAGCTGGATCTGAGGACGGGCTGCCCCCTCAGCTTTTTCGGGGTCATGGTGGAAGAGATGGTTGGGATATGGACCGAGGGCATCCGCTTTTGCGCCCTGCGCAGTTCCTTGGCGGGCTATCTGGTGAGTGCGCATTTCTCCTCCCTGGCGGAGTCGGGATTACAGGGCGCCCCGCCGGATGATTTGCAGCGCCTTCAGAAATTCCTGGAGCATGAAAAAAACCGGCAGAAGGAACTTTCGCCCCAGCTGGCCGAACGTGCCGCCCGCTGGAAGGACAGCGCAGCGCTCCTTCTCCGGACGTGCGATACGCTCTCGCTGCTGATTTGCCGCGCCCCCGAGATCATGCCCTCTGTCGGGCAGATCCATCCATTAATGAAAAGCGGGCTTTCCGTGCGGGCGGTGGAAGAAGATATCCTGGAGGTTCGGCCCTGGCCCTTTGGGGGCGATCGGCTGGATGTGAAGTATCCGGGAATGGACATCGCGGGCGTCTCCTTCGGTGGAGACAAGGCGATCGAGGAGGCAATCACCGGTTCGGACCCCGCCATTTACGTTTGCTGCCTTCGCCCGCTGGCACTCTAG
- the hpnC gene encoding squalene synthase HpnC: MTYRYSSPVDVVAGIVEREGKYLVCRRPAGGHMAGFWEFPGGKIERGESPEEALVREIREELGIEVIVASKFWETRHAYDERTVHLQFFSCRLLSGEVWNRAVAEHELVSPERLENFSFLPADAPLLKLLWENARMRAAEQPTKPGAAAPQDGSRPEVENAYRACLRLARAHYENFPVASRLLPARVRPHVAAVYVFARGADDIADGPGSAADRRAALEAWERMLERAAEGAGEGDVFAALGETIRAHRLPLKPFRDLLSAFCQDLDTARYPDFDALLDYCRRSADPVGRIVLMLHGIRDAEAFRWSDAICSALQIVNHLQDVREDFHRGRIYIPQEDLRRFGVSESVLGEGEAGPAFRAMMVFQVRRVRAMFAEGLPLLRRLPGALAFEVRAIWRGGVAALEAIERAGHDVLTAAPRLRFRDKAASLAAAFAPLSFLEARVDPARDAAADQRFCRWLVRRSRSSFYYAFLPLPPEKRRALNAIYACCRLVDDIADAPSGGEDRGGRLTIWKDALERMDARSFPHPVLQEIAWTNEAFGLPIEHLREVCEGVEMDLERRRYRTFEDLHLYCQKVASAVGLACLSVFGVETPAARRYAQTLGVALQLTNIIRDLKEDAEMGRLYLPFEDMERFGVSEAQIHHGEGGENLLALLRFEAARAEDFYREADAALPRGDVQALFPAMLMGRIYRRLLHEMEAANFPLWGGSARLSRWKKLGEAFRCFMER; this comes from the coding sequence ATGACATACCGGTATTCATCTCCGGTGGACGTGGTCGCGGGAATCGTCGAGCGCGAGGGAAAGTACCTCGTCTGCCGCCGTCCGGCCGGGGGACACATGGCCGGTTTCTGGGAATTCCCGGGAGGAAAGATCGAGCGCGGGGAGAGTCCCGAGGAGGCCCTGGTCCGCGAGATTCGCGAAGAACTCGGCATCGAGGTCATCGTGGCCTCCAAATTCTGGGAAACCCGCCATGCCTACGATGAGCGCACCGTCCATCTTCAGTTTTTCTCATGCCGCCTGCTTTCGGGGGAGGTCTGGAACCGGGCCGTGGCCGAGCACGAATTGGTTTCACCCGAGCGGCTGGAGAATTTCTCTTTTCTCCCGGCCGACGCCCCCCTGCTCAAGCTCCTGTGGGAAAACGCGCGAATGAGAGCCGCCGAACAGCCAACGAAGCCTGGTGCCGCCGCGCCGCAGGATGGCTCCCGCCCGGAGGTGGAGAATGCCTACCGGGCCTGCCTGCGCCTCGCCCGCGCGCATTACGAGAATTTTCCCGTGGCTTCCCGGCTGCTTCCGGCGCGGGTGCGCCCGCACGTGGCGGCGGTCTATGTGTTTGCGCGAGGTGCGGACGACATCGCCGACGGCCCGGGCTCGGCCGCGGATCGGCGCGCGGCTCTGGAGGCCTGGGAGCGCATGCTCGAGCGCGCGGCCGAAGGTGCGGGCGAAGGCGATGTCTTTGCCGCCCTCGGCGAAACCATCCGGGCGCACCGGCTTCCGCTGAAACCCTTCCGGGATCTGCTCTCCGCCTTCTGCCAAGACCTCGACACTGCGCGCTATCCGGACTTCGATGCCCTTCTCGACTATTGCCGCCGCTCGGCCGACCCGGTCGGTCGTATCGTCCTTATGCTGCACGGGATCCGCGATGCGGAAGCCTTCCGCTGGTCGGATGCCATCTGCTCGGCGCTTCAGATTGTGAACCACCTGCAGGATGTGCGGGAGGATTTTCACCGGGGAAGAATCTACATTCCCCAAGAAGACCTCCGGCGGTTTGGGGTGAGCGAATCGGTCCTGGGAGAGGGCGAGGCCGGTCCGGCCTTCCGGGCGATGATGGTTTTCCAGGTCCGGCGCGTGCGGGCGATGTTCGCCGAGGGGCTTCCGCTGCTCCGGCGCCTCCCCGGCGCGCTGGCGTTTGAGGTGCGGGCCATCTGGCGGGGCGGTGTGGCGGCTCTTGAGGCCATCGAGCGCGCTGGCCACGATGTGCTCACTGCGGCCCCGCGCCTTCGGTTCCGGGACAAGGCGGCCTCCTTGGCGGCGGCTTTTGCGCCCCTCTCATTCCTCGAGGCGCGGGTGGACCCGGCCCGGGACGCGGCGGCCGATCAGCGGTTTTGCCGCTGGCTTGTGCGCCGGAGCCGCTCGAGCTTCTACTATGCGTTTCTCCCGCTCCCGCCGGAGAAGCGCAGGGCCCTCAATGCGATCTATGCCTGTTGCCGCCTTGTGGACGATATTGCCGACGCGCCCAGCGGCGGCGAGGACAGGGGAGGGCGCCTTACCATCTGGAAGGATGCGCTGGAACGCATGGATGCACGGTCCTTTCCCCACCCGGTGCTGCAGGAGATCGCCTGGACGAACGAGGCATTCGGGCTTCCCATCGAGCACCTCCGGGAGGTGTGCGAGGGAGTGGAGATGGACCTGGAGCGGCGTCGCTACCGCACCTTCGAGGATCTGCACCTGTATTGCCAAAAGGTCGCCTCTGCGGTCGGGCTGGCCTGCCTGAGCGTGTTCGGCGTCGAGACGCCGGCCGCCCGCCGCTATGCGCAGACCCTCGGGGTAGCGCTCCAGCTGACGAACATCATCCGCGATCTGAAGGAGGACGCGGAGATGGGGCGGCTGTATCTGCCGTTTGAGGATATGGAAAGGTTCGGCGTGAGCGAGGCGCAGATTCACCATGGAGAAGGAGGGGAGAATCTTCTGGCGCTTTTGCGCTTCGAGGCGGCGCGTGCGGAGGATTTCTACCGGGAGGCGGATGCGGCGCTCCCCCGGGGGGATGTGCAAGCCCTCTTCCCCGCCATGCTGATGGGGCGTATCTACCGCCGGTTGCTGCACGAGATGGAGGCGGCGAATTTTCCGCTGTGGGGCGGAAGCGCGCGCCTGTCGAGGTGGAAGAAGCTCGGCGAGGCCTTTCGCTGCTTCATGGAGCGATGA